One genomic segment of Desmodus rotundus isolate HL8 chromosome 5, HLdesRot8A.1, whole genome shotgun sequence includes these proteins:
- the LOC112317461 gene encoding mas-related G-protein coupled receptor member B8-like, producing MENYSTYEDNYYNFYPETTQVLKVIAPLGILICLVGLVGNGLVLGLLGFSVKWGDFTVFIFHLSLADFLYLSCQTVLFIQIILAAFHDIWFDVSYVLGLTDISYTVGLWLLTAISVTHCLSVLRPIWCRLHAPRHAPAVVCALIWVSSVSVNVHRFLVCRVDAFHNWRSCDMYTLVFPVCSCVLFSVTVMCILIVLFKVRSRAELHPHLKLYITVLLTVLFLLFAFPLDIYVFFLRYTEVFYLPNILLLLTCVNSSTHPLVYYFVGRIGGPRCGENLREVFQKALGEESALRRDSSAEEEGHSQPSEVA from the coding sequence ATGGAAAACTATTCCACTTACGAGGACAACTACTACAATTTCTATCCGGAGACCACCCAGGTTCTGAAGGTCATCGCTCCGCTCGGCATCCTCATCTGCCTTGTGGGACTGGTGGGCAACGGCCTCGTTCTCGGCCTCCTCGGGTTCTCGGTCAAGTGGGGGGACTTCACCGTCTTCATCTTCCATTTGTCGTTGGCTGACTTCCTCTACCTTTCCTGTCAGACAGTGTTGTTCATCCAAATAATATTAGCTGCCTTTCATGACATCTGGTTTGATGTGAGCTACGTGCTTGGACTCACAGACATTTCCTACACGGTGGGGCTGTGGCTGCTGACCGCCATCAGCGTCACACACTGCCTGTCCGTCCTGCGCCCCATCTGGTGCAGACTGCACGCTCCCCGGCACGCGCCCGCTGTGGTGTGCGCCCTGATCTGGGTCAGCTCCGTCTCAGTGAATGTACACCGTTTCCTCGTCTGTAGGGTAGATGCATTCCATAACTGGCGTTCTTGTGACATGTACACGTTAGTATTTCCTGTGTGTTCCTGTGTTCTCTTCTCAGTAACAGTCATGTGCATTCTGATTGTGCTGTTCAAGGTCAGGAGCAGGGCCGAGCTCCATCCCCACCTCAAGCTGTACATCACCGTGCTGCTGACGGTCCTGTTTCTCCTGTTCGCCTTCCCCCTCGACATTTATGTGTTCTTCCTGCGTTACACTGAGGTCTTCTATTTGCCCAATATTCTGCTGCTGCTCACCTGTGTGAACAGCAGCACCCACCCTCTGGTCTATTACTTTGTCGGGAGAATCGGGGGGCCCAGGTGTGGGGAAAACTTACGGGAGGTTTTTCAGAAGGCTCTGGGGGAGGAGTCAGCCCTGAGAAGGGACAGTTCAGCGGAAGAGGAGGGACACAGTCAGCCCAGTGAAGTGGCCTGA